A single Lolium perenne isolate Kyuss_39 chromosome 6, Kyuss_2.0, whole genome shotgun sequence DNA region contains:
- the LOC127308499 gene encoding calnexin homolog — translation MGGRGLPLLLLLISALFAQIRASDPLFHETFDESFEGSWVVSGKEEYAGVWKHAKSDGHEDYGLLVSEPAKKYAIVKELDNPVTLKDGTVVLQFEVRLQNGLECGGAYLKYIRVQDTGLDTKEFDNGTPYTIMFGPDKCGSTNKVHFILKHKNPKTGEYVEHHLKSPPSVPYDKLSHVYTAILKPDNELRILIDGEEKSKANFLSSDDFEPALIPSKTIPDPDDKKPEDWDERAKIPDPDATKPDDWDEDAPMEIVDEEATKPEGWLDDEPDEIDDPEAAKPEDWDDEEDGEWEAPKIDNPKCEEAPGCGEWKKPMKQNPAYKGKWHAPMIDNPSYKGIWKPQEIPNPEYFELDKPDFDPIAAIGIEIWTMQDGILFDNIVIADDEKVANSILEKTWKPKFDVEKEKQKAEQAAAGSSDGLSEFQKKVFDVLYKIADIPFLEPYKTKIIDVIEKGEKQPNITISIVASIVVVLVSILFRTLFGGKKAVAPVKPAAEVKKPSAPAADAAGSSGVTEENEDEKDDTAAPRRRSRRET, via the exons ATGGGAGGGCGCgggctcccgctgctgctgctgttgaTCTCGGCGCTCTTCGCCCAGATCCGCGCGTCCGACCCG TTGTTCCACGAGACCTTCGACGAGAGCTTCGAGGGGAGCTGGGTCGTCTCCGGCAAGGAAGAGTACGCAG gtgtttggaagcacgccaAGAGTGATGGCCATGAAGACTATGGCCTCCTTGTTAGCGAGCCGGCCAAGAAATATGCCATAGTCAAAGAGCTTGATAACCCGGTTACTTTGAAAGATGGGACAGTTGTTCTGCAGTTTGAAGTGAGGCTTCAGAATGGCCTTGAGTGTGGAGGTGCTTATCTCAAGTACATCCGTGTTCAGGATACCGGATTGGACACCAAGGAATTTGACAATGGTACTCCTTACACAATTATGTTCGGCCCTGACAAGTGTGGTTCGACCAACAAGGTGCATTTCATCCTTAAGCACAAGAACCCCAAGACTGGAGAGTATGTTGAACATCACCTCAAGTCCCCACCTTCTGTTCCATATGACAAGCTCTCTCATGTCTACACGGCTATCTTGAAGCCGGATAACGAGCTGAGAATTTTGATTGATGGGGAGGAGAAGAGCAAAGCGAACTTCCTGTCTTCTGATGATTTCGAACCGGCACTTATTCCATCAAAGACGATTCCTGACCCTGACGACAAGAAGCCAGAGGACTGGGACGAGAGAGCTAAGATCCCTGATCCAGATGCTACCAAGCCTGATGACTGGGATGAGGATGCCCCAATGGAGATTGTGGATGAGGAGGCCACCAAGCCAGAAGGATGGCTGGATGATGAGCCTGATGAAATCGACGATCCTGAGGCTGCTAAGCCTGAAGACTGGGATGATGAGGAGGATGGTGAATGGGAGGCACCGAAGATTGACAACCCCAAGTGCGAAGAGGCGCCTGGATGTGGTGAATGGAAGAAGCCAATGAAGCAGAACCCTGCCTACAAGGGCAAGTGGCATGCACCCATGATTGATAACCCCAGCTACAAGGGAATCTGGAAGCCCCAAGAAATCCCCAACCCTGAGTACTTTGAGCTTGACAAGCCTGACTTTGATCCAATTGCCGCCATCGGAATTGAGATCTGGACAATGCAGGATGGCATCCTGTTTGACAATATTGTTATTGCTGATGATGAGAAGGTAGCCAACTCTATCCTGGAGAAGACATGGAAGCCCAAGTTTGACGTTGAGAAGGAAAAGCAGAAGGCTGAACAGGCCGCGGCAGGTTCATCAGACGGCCTTTCTGAGTTCCAG AAGAAGGTCTTCGACGTTCTGTACAAAATCGCTGACATTCCGTTCTTGGAACCTTACAAGACCAAGATCATT GATGTAATTGAAAAGGGAGAGAAGCAGCCGAACATTACAATTTCGATTGTTGCGTCAATCGTTGTTGTCCTTGTCAGCATACTTTTCAGAACCCTGTTTGGTGGCAAGAAGGCAGTG GCACCTGTGAAGCCCGCTGCTGAGGTCAAGAAGCCCAGTGCCCCAGCAGCTGATGCAGCTGGAAGCAGCGGTGTCACGGAGGAGAACGAGGATGAGAAGGACGACACGGCTGCACCACGCAGAAGGTCACGAAGAGAGACATAG